A window of Onychomys torridus chromosome 15, mOncTor1.1, whole genome shotgun sequence genomic DNA:
atataatatcttagatagaatatattaagtattagactcaggttctttaagatagtacaccttttggaatgatccttgtaacatgccacctacccatgccctagacttccctggattttactatgtgctctttgcttgatattgtttgcacttattgtaattccaacttatctaagtcattatccctcattactcctggacaatatttgataaccatctctttgtatatagtcttgtattaggttagaactttcttatttagacaaaagggggagatgtagtggatagccatcccagcattggcctggaagttccaacccccattgaggcttcggtaatgatcatgcccacaaggcggggcagaggaggaagcggaagaccgaggatcaggaggaggtcgctctcttggttccaggacacgggacgctggaggtagaccgagcagagttctccagagaacaccaccagactgcactatacctttgccagaccctgcaacctaccccttcatttgtaagttagcccacaaaataaacctcccttttaactacgtggtgtggccttaataatttcaccaataaacagactccaagaacacatcaaaacaattatccaccatgatcaagtaggcttcatcccagggatgcaaggatggttcaacatatgaaaggccatcaatgtaatataccatataaacaaactcaaaaaaaaaaaacccacatgatcatctcactagatgcagaaaaggcatttgacaaaatccaacaccccttcatgataaaggtcttggagtgatcaggaatacagggaacatacctaaacataataaaggcaatctacagcaagccaacagccaacatcaaattaaatggagagaaactcaaagcaataccactaaaatcaggaacaaggcaaggctgtcccctctccccatacttattcaatatagtacttgaagttctagccagagcactaagataacataaggagattaaggggatacaaattggaaaggaagaagtcaagcttttcctatttgcagatgacatgatagtatacatgagtgactcccaaaattcaaccaaggaactgatacagcttataaacaccttcatcatcatagcaggatacaagatcaactcaaaaaaatcagtagcccttctatatacaatagacaaacaggttgagaaggaaatcagagatacatcaccctttacaatagccacaaatgatataaaatactttggggttactctaacaaagcatgtgaaggacgtatatgacaagaactttaagtccctgaataaagaaattgaagatgatataATACCTATTTAGTGGATCACATAAGATAAAAGATGTGGGGGGAAAGatttatgtaattttttgttCATTGCTTAACTCCaagaattttagaaataaatatagtTAGAGTTAACATTTGAGTGTTGACTGTTCATGTTTCAGGAAAAGGTAGTAAAGATTTCCTGCTTGCTATCTACTGCTCTTAGTACTTAGTAAATAAGATTGATGGTGTTATTCTTCTGTTTACAGGAGAGTAAAGTGATACTAAATAAGCTTAGGAAGTTTCACAAGTTGCCCATCATCAGATACTGAGTGTAGCAGAATTTGTGCTGAAACCATGTGTGTCCTGAACTGTGTTCTTCACTCCAATTCCAGTCTCCAGAtatccatgtctggctgttttcaAATAATCATctttataacaaaagaaaataccttgaggtcacagaagagagaaggaggcaaAGTGCAGTGCTCTTCACTGAGTAAAATGTCTTTGAATTCGGTGTAGTCCACCAGTCTTCTTTCATGCTGTGCTGCTATAACAGAATACCTGAGATtgaatgctttttatttgttttgctttgtttttattttattgaaactagattttttttcatataatatatgataAAAGTTTCACCTCACTCTAATCTCAGTTCTTCTCTATTTCCCCTCTAGTGCAGACCCAACTCATTTCTCtcttattagaaaaataaataaaacaggcatGCTTATCCTATACAgtggggggatgggaacagaaagGATCAGGtatggaggagaggatggagggagagagtactagaAGAGAAAACTGGATTGTGGGATACAGCTAAGGGACAAgctggaaacctagtgcaatggaaacttccagaaTTGTTCAAgatatcctgggatttttgtgtttctatataaAGCTGAAGATTGCCCTTTcaagatatgtgaagaattgtattggaattttaatagggattgcattgaatctgtaggttccTTTTGGCAGGATGAccagttttactatattaattctgccaatccatgaacatgggaaatctttccatcttctgatatcttgttcaatttcccatcttctgatatcgTTTTCAGTTTCTTTCACAAAGACTTAACTTGAAGGTTATATCATaaatgtctttcacttgcttcgTTAgcgttacctcaagatatttcataatttttgaaGCTCTTATGGACAgagttgtttctctgatttctttatcagtccatttgtcatttgaacataggaaggctactgattttccTGAGTTAAATACTTTATCCTCCTAATTGTCTGAAAGTGTCTGTCAGCTATTGCAGTTTCCAGAGGGAATATTTAGAGTCACGTAtgcatactatcatattatctacCAATACAGatacttttacttcttcctttccagtttagacccccttgatctccttcagtccTCTTGGTGCTCTAGCTAAGGCTTCacatactatattgaatagatatggagagagtgaacaaccttgctttgttcctaattttagtggaattgctttgcgTCGTCCCACCCATCCCCGCCATTtcagttgatgttggctatggaaTTGATTATCATAGTGTTGCCTTTATCATGTTGAAGTACATTCCTTCTATCCCTAATGACTCCAGGACTTTAATCATGAagaggttttggattttgtcaaatgccttttctgcatttaatgagatgattatctggttttttgtttttcagattatttatatggtggattgcaTTTATCAATTTAAATAGATTAAAATATCCCTGcactctgggatgaagcctacttgttcgTGGTGGAAAATCTTTTGGATGTGttattgaattcagtttgcaagtattttattgagatttttgcATCGATGTGCATGAGGTAAATTTGCCTGtgattttcattctttattgAGTGTTTATGTGGTTTAGTTATCAGGATAATTGTGACCACTTAAAAAAATTAGGCaatgctctttatgtttttattttatgggataatttaaagagtattgtcaATAACTCTTCTTGAAAAGTCTTGTAGAATTCAATGCTAAAATCATCTTGTcctgcttatttttcttttgttttgttttcttttattggtagacatttaattactgcttctatttcacttgGGATTATAGATctgcttaaattgtttatctaatatTGTTTTAACTTTAGTTGGTGGTATATAGCAAAaaaaattttccaaaatattttctggacaattttaaactttattgaGTAAAAATTGCATGAACACAACTATAAGATAATGAACAGAAAAGTTAAATACAATTTATCACATGTAAAATGGATTATTGTGTAATGAGCAATATCAACCCAAAATCCCCATTACCACAGTGGGAATGGGATATAGCAATATTAATCtaataagttaaaaatataactttaaattgAATCAAACTTTCCAAATAATTCAATATAGCAAAGCTGAGGTTTGGGTTCAATGAGACCTGTAAAAATAATGGATATTAACCAATATAGTTACTTCTAATCAAGTTCCAAAAACTAAGGCAAGTCTCCTTAATTCTAGGAAAGAATGTATCTTTAAGTAACTATGATGCTTTTCTCAACAGTTCTGCATCCTCTGCAAGTCCGGTAGAGTATGATGGGTCAAGAAAGCATCAGTCTGTGAAATTCATTGTCCTTTCTTGTACTattttcaagatttaaaaaataccacCTCTATCTTCAATTTAACAGATACAACTCCAGCATTAGAGATGCTAGTCAacacttcctgcctcttcttgctGATGTTCCTCCTGATCGTAAGCAGGGAATGGCATTGTGATGGATGTTGCTTTCAGGAATAAACAGTTCAAACAAGGAATAGAGTTGGTAACTAGAGAATATTGTAAAATGACAACTGCCAAGGTTAGTGAAAACAATCATTGGAGGGTGAAGaagacataaatatatataattcattaaCTAAATTCAACATTAAAACAACTCATAAACTAAATccaatattaaaaaaattgataaaataaatCCAACATTAAAACAACTCATAAACTAAATCCAACATTAAAATAATGTTGTTTGAACATGTGTTCTTGTGTGGGTTGAATTGCTGTTTCCAAGCTTGCAGTTGTTACTTGCAGCTACAGATGGCATTGGGCAGGACTCCCCAGGTCAGGACTACATTGAAGAGAGTGGGCTtcatccatgtcaggcagctcagtATCTGTTTTAAATCTTTTCAACCCATCTTGTTTCAGGTATATAAAAACATTGATGGAAAAGTGCAGGGTGCCATAGCAACCAGGTGGACGTTGTTACAGTAAGTGACTATGCAGGATCTCCCACACCATCCTTTTCCTGAAGATGGGCATGTGTTGCTGAGAAAAGGTAAGTGGTTGGTCTCTGGAAATGTAATCTGCATATTTACAAGTGAAAATTCCACAGTCACTCCCATTCAGTTGTTGAGGAATCTCCTTTGATGTCATACTGTATCGTTTCCACTGCAAAGGGTCCAGCTCAATGTTCCTTTGAGTCTTGCTCTCATTCTGTAAATATTCAAAGATGGTCTCACAAATACTCTGCCCTGTCTGTCCCATTGAATCATAGTAAACAATACTTTGTTTTCTTAGGTCAATTACTATCAGGCTCCAATGAACCTTCTGGTGAATAGGTACTAGAACAATTTCTTTCTCAAACAGTTTTATTCCTCGAGTCCATCGTTTAACAGAACAGTAGCCACCATGCTTTAGTTTAGGATAAAAGAAGGTGTTGAACACGTGGACAGCTGGGTAcccttttttgttatttctctcaACCAGAAGATTCATGTAAAAATTGATGACCTCATCATTGAGCCACTCACCATTCTTTAGTGTGTGGATATCTCCTCGAGTAATATGCAATTTGAATGCACTAGTTAAGATTTCTTCCTGGGGTCCTGGACCTAGTGCATTTCTTACTTCCTTTTCCATGTTCTCTGTAACATTAAGGACTTCATCGGTTCCTCTGCCCTTTTCCTGTTCTGCAACAGGCTTTTTCTCTGTTATAACTACTGGCATCTTGTTGGGGAATGACCTGCTGCTGCCACTATGCAGGAAGACTTGAGCCTCTGTTCTTAGCAAGTCAGGCTCCAAGTGGTGTCCCTGTCTTCCTTCAAGGTTCACTGCATCTTTCTTCTGTGTATCAGAAGAGTTCTCTGTACACATCCTCACTTTTTTGTCTGGTGGGACACATTCCTTTGTGGTAACAACAGTAGATTGTTTAGGATTACACTGAGTTTTTCTGGATCCATGACTGTGCCCTTCCACACAACCTTTGATCTTCAAGGTATCCACCAGGGTAGTGTGAGCCCTCTGTGTGTCAGATAGCATATTATCACTGGGTGGAAGGTGCTGCAGTAACCTTTGGTACTTTTGCCTTAGGTGGTTTTCAGCATATTCCTCCATGACACACCAGGGCCGCTTGAGACCCTTATCACCATCCCCAGACATTCTCTCAGTTACAGCCTGCTCAAAATATgaccacacgagaacaggaataggcagagtgctggagaggtccccagatatccacaatgatacatcctctgtagactgctggcaatggtcgagagaaagcctgatctgacctagtctggtgatcagatggccaaacactctaacagtcatcttggaactctcatccaataactgatggaagtggatgcagagatcctcagccaggccccaggtggagctccaggtgtccaactggctTAGAGGAGGGCCtgaaagagcatgaattgttgaatccaagattgtaaaaacACAGGGAcgaatagccaatcgaatggaagcacatgaattatgaaccaaaggctgtggagcccccagctggatcaggccctctggataagtgagacaattgaatagcttgatccgttttggaggcacccaggcaatgggacccagacttgtccttagtgcatgagctggctgtttagaagcttgagcttacacagggacactttgctcagcctggaaggagggggctggacctgcctgtactgaatccaccaggtttaaatgaacccccaggggagtcttggtcctggaggacatgggaatggaggggaggagctggggggaaggtgggggtgggggcgggaggagggaggacaggggaacccatggctgatgtataaaattaaaacacatagtaataataataataataatagtaataataataataataataatagtaatagtgataaaataaaataaatactattccaaagaggaaaaaaaagaagaaatgaaagttagtagttagacattacactGGAACTGGAAGTcattttaggtatgttttcaagatcgagcagatatattttaggtagacaggtcatcttcaaacccttcagagatctacagaatatggcatttaaaatgttttaaaaacttagaaattttttctttttttgctatgactatgagacatgtcagctcctggcagtaccaatctacttcagagaaaatatgggcattgaggaaactgcatatggagttaactttcactgtggcaaaagttagccactggacaacaaagtatccttgaatcaacggctgacaaacaggacaaaatggacagataggacgaaacaaaggactactaattcttgccaagacaagtgtggttgtggctttaacaaaaggcatcttctgaggccaggacaatatggcaccatccctgaagtggcctttgcaatccagaaaaggtacaatgcccctttctttgaaggcagctgaactggcagtgggccgatggcttctgatgtgcagtggaacagcagctgaaagtGTTactcttgaaagagtaactaagctgacagagtctaacctctcaatggttgACTGGCAATTAATAGAGGCATgcggagaagaacgggatgccgagaagaagccacacacacaagccaagaagaatgtaCAGCTgagttaaaaaaattttaaaaaaaatcaacaatttccagaatttaaaatcctgaatcatgacaggacactagtggaattcaggtgtttctggtacatggattACTCTCACCGAATGTGAGGTCAAATTATTGGCCTTGTGTCCATCCTGcctcacaaatgagtctgtcagatacgctaagcctatatgctaaagatgatgccccaaaactgcagagaaaccttaggtgactgtccaggcagctggctgtttctgtcaactcacaacttttttggaagccacttgcatgcactttctgtttttacctttttaggtaatattatttccttcttaggtctctgagggagttgaagattaaatagttatagttaaagattagatagttatagcttttcttgttaagaattttactaaagaggtataagtgtataaatttgaaagacattataagacagttctgttagtaatataagttaggatagaaagtgaatcaggtacattttgaacttaccaaaataggatagataatggaattattttctctgaatttgtcaaatgcaaacggactagacattgtttaggtatttattgcttgtatatattatatctagttattttacttattatatatagttttccttatattagttataatttttccttttttctttttattagaatagaaaggggaaatatggtgatattttatttgtgctgaaatgtgattttatttatatgttaataaataaagttgcctgggggtcagagctaatagcaagccatttagcagaagtctggcagtggtagcacacacccttaatccaatcacatggcaggcaaaatttctgtgggttcaaggatacagccagcatggagacacacacctttaatcccagtaccaacctggacctggaggtttgtatagacaggcagtgaagaagtcatgtggttgggtttaaagccaatgagaaggcagaacagaaatgtagcatgaatcttaagagtcttattaataaaaaataaaaacaaaaaacaaaacaaaaaaaaacctagagcaaggtattagggtgaattctgggagatcagagaaacagaacaggccacagccacctcaccttgccaattcctcagctgatctgtttcttcagactcgaagcctctgagtccttatccgaatggatctcagctgaactgctgctcaaaagcctaaaaccttaaccaggTCTAGTTCTTGGTTCttacaccttatatgcctttctggtttctgccatcactttcttggattaaaggctcttgttaccacacctggctgtttccagtgtggctttaaactcacagagatccagatagatctctgcctcccaagtgataggattaaaggtgtgtgtgccacctttttctggtctctatgtctatctagtggctgttctgttctctgacccctaataagtttactagggtacacaatattttggggaacacaatatcaccacacagaaaggcaataaaaagatggGTCACACAGAAAAAggtctctcaggggaaggacgtcagcgactggtaagctaaaggctatttgctagtgctctggcctcttgagcttttaactctttatttggctttgtgtttcttatttaataagactgtttggaattacatctacaatttttctttccaaatctgtgaagaattgtgttgggatttcgATGGTctttgcattgaatctgtagattgcttttcataagattgccagttttactatgttaatcctacctatccatgagcatgggagatctttcctttttctgatatcttcttcaatttcattcttcagagacttaaagttcttatcatacaggaccttcacttgcttagttagaattaccTCAAGAtggtttatattatttgtggctcttgtaaagggtgatgtttctctgatttctttctcagcccatttgtcatgtgtatataggagggctaatgattttttttttttagttagtcttgtatcctgccacattactgaaggagtttatcagctgtaggagttcccttgtagaatttttggggccatttatgtatactatcatatcttctgcaaatagtgaaagtttgactcctacctttccagtttgtatcccctttatcGCCTTtcgttgtcttattgttctagctggaacttcaagtactacattgaataaatatgggaagagtggacagacTAGTCTTGTTccactgattttagtggaatcactttgggTTTCTCCCATTTTatatgatgttggctgtcagcttgctgtaaattcctttattatgtttaggtatgttccttgtattcctgatctctctgggacctttattatgaaggagtgttggattttgtgaaaggctttttcagcatctaatgggatgatcatgtgtttttgtttttctttcagtttgtttatatggtgtactacATTGACAGATtgtcatatgttgaaccattcttgcatccctgggatgaagcctgcttgatcatggtggataattgttttgatgtgttcttggattcagtttttgCCAATAGTTTATTGAGCatctttgcatcaatgttcatgaaggaaattggtctgtaattctctttctttgctgcatctttggtgtggtttgggtattagggtaactgtaacctcataaaaaagagtttggtaatattccttctgtttctattgtgtgaaaaaaagagtattggtgttagctcttctttgaaaatctggtagaattctgcactgaaaccatctggtcctgggctttttttttttggttcagagacttaattttatttctttgggggttattgatctatttaaatagtttatctggtcttgatttaactttggtatgtggtacctatccagaaaattgtccatttctttcagagtttctaattttgtggagtagaggtttttgaagtataacctgatgattctctggatttcctcattgtctgttgttatggctcccttttcatttctgattttgttgatttggatgctttctcttgcctttggttaatttgaataagggcttgtctatcttgttgattttctcaaaagaaccaactctttgtttctttgattcttgttattgttctctttgtttctattttattgatttcagctctcaatttgattatttccttgtgTCTGTTTCTTCTGGGTTAggttacttctttttgttcttgagctttcaggtgtgctgttacattactagtgtgagatttctccatcttctttatgtggacatttagagctttgaattttcctcttaacactgctttcatagtgtcccacaagtttgggtaagttgtactttcattttcattgaattctaggaaatctttaacttctttcttatttcttccttgatccattggtgattcagttgagcattattcagtttccatgagactataagccttctgtaatttttgttgttgaaatctaactttaagccatcaTGGTccgatagaatacaggaggttattccatttttttaatctattgagatttgctttgtgaccaagtatgtagttaattttagagaaggttccatggggttctgagaagaagatatattcttttgtgttagggtagaTTATTGTGTAGATCTCTATTACTTCTTAtaagtcataacatctgttagatcccttatttctctgttaattttctgtctggcagacctgtccattggtgagagtcaggtgttgaagtctcctactacaagtgtgtagggtttgatgtgtgacttaagctttagtgttgtttcttttacatatgtgggtgcccttgtatttggggcataaatgttcagaactgagacttcatcttggtagattgttcctgtggtgtgtatgtatgtaatgtcctttcccaatctcttttgaGAGGACACCTATGGTCAAATTGATGGACCTATATACTCTTGTACTATAGCCAGCACTTAGTGGACTTCATGTGTTTCAAAAAAANNNNNNNNNNNNNNNNNNNNNNNNNCTGTGGACCTGTGGCCCACTCTGGGGGCTTTAGTTGTCTTAGACTTTCTTGATGGGGTTCCCATACCTCATCCTTGCATGGCTGTTGACTTTGCAGCTCTTGGTTTTGATGTTCCTGAGGTATTCTCTTCTGAGTTTTGTTGGCCTTTTCAAACTCCAAATCTGTTCCACCCTCATCCTTGCATTTCAGTTTTTTACCTTGTCCCAAAGTTTCAGACTTGATCTCTGTCCCACCTTCATCCTTGTATTTTCGTTTTCGACCTTGTTCAGAAGCTTCAGGCTTCATCTCCATCCCACACTGTTTAGGTGGCCACGTGGACTCacttctggatttgtctttgctGGATGCCAGCTCCCTGGTATGGTATAGCCTTTCTGTTTCCAAATGAATGCAACTGTCTGCCTGACTCTGGTTGGGTATTCTTGGGCTATTGTCACACTGATATCTGAAGTATTACTTATTCCAATGATGGTATAGTCCACAAGTTGGTTCACAGTCGATAACCTATCAGTCTACAGGATGAAGAGCTCAGaatagcttttctttaaaaacaagagTTGACTTTGGACATCAGGATCAGTCAGAATATGAAGGCAATTGAGCTGACAACAGGAACTGATTGGTAAATAATCAAATGTTGGCAGTTAACCAGGGTTCACTGTGAGAAACCCTGTGGAGTTCTAGGACTCCTTCCTCAGAAGGGTCCCACAAGGGCTCAGTAACCAGCTAAAGACCCAGAACTTCAAAATCAAATGGATTTTCCTAGGCACCATAAGACACCAGGCTTGAACCATGCAGCTAACACATCAGAGGCAAGTCTCACAAGTGATGCCTGACTCTGAGGTTGCCCTACCCACAGCCTTCAAGGTTCCATAGCTGATTGTGATGTGACCTGAAAGAATGTAAATCAATATTCTTTGGAGGGTGGCTGCCCTGCTCACCCTCAAGTCTGTCCAGGAGTTCAAAGACAGGGTTAGAGTGTTGCGAACTAATCATACACATCTCAATTCCCTTTTGAGAGTACAGGGTTACCTAGATAGTCTCAGTATAATCTATCTTGTCCTGATTAGCACATTTGTCTTTTAGGAAATTGTCCATCTTGGTCAATAATAGAAAACCAAATATAATTGCCCTTCAAAATGGCTCCTCGTGATATGTTTactaattacaaagaaaaatagaattttacatttataaaacCCAGTTGGTACTGtggtgtgacaaaacttttcatGGGGAAAACGAGTAGacatgaaacacacatatctactCTCCCCTGATAGAGAACACAGGACAGATCAAAGTTTAGATACCacaaaagtccaacttggtgaactaatAAGTTTTAGTGGGGTTAATTACAGTAAGATGGGTgatgggttacttacaggagtagaaatgactcaaagacaagtGTATCATCATAGCTCACCCTCAGCAtgaatgacagctcacaaaagctgggagcCTGGAAACTCTCCACACCCTGCAGGCAACTCAACaggctggagagtgtcctttccaaatGGTTCAGTTCATCTAAACCTCTTTCGAGCAGCTGGCTTGATTTTGCTTCTTGCAGATAGCTGGTCTGAGGTCGGCTCTTCTGAGAGTCTTCCAtgctgctcagcttcctttcatatgagagggactctcagctttttATTGCTCTTTCTGTCAAAATGTGGTCTAG
This region includes:
- the LOC118596557 gene encoding sentrin-specific protease 2-like codes for the protein MEDSQKSRPQTSYLQEAKSSQLLERGLDELNHLERTLSSLLSCLQGVESFQAPSFCELSFMLRVSYDDTLVFESFLLLYQCDNSPRIPNQSQADSCIHLETERLYHTRELASSKDKSRSESTWPPKQCGMEMKPEASEQGRKRKYKDEGGTEIKSETLGQGKKLKCKDEGGTDLEFEKANKTQKRIPQEHQNQELQSQQPCKDEVWEPHQESLRQLKPPEWATGPQEQAVTERMSGDGDKGLKRPWCVMEEYAENHLRQKYQRLLQHLPPSDNMLSDTQRAHTTLVDTLKIKGCVEGHSHGSRKTQCNPKQSTVVTTKECVPPDKKVRMCTENSSDTQKKDAVNLEGRQGHHLEPDLLRTEAQVFLHSGSSRSFPNKMPVVITEKKPVAEQEKGRGTDEVLNVTENMEKEVRNALGPGPQEEILTSAFKLHITRGDIHTLKNGEWLNDEVINFYMNLLVERNNKKGYPAVHVFNTFFYPKLKHGGYCSVKRWTRGIKLFEKEIVLVPIHQKVHWSLIVIDLRKQSIVYYDSMGQTGQSICETIFEYLQNESKTQRNIELDPLQWKRYSMTSKEIPQQLNGSDCGIFTCKYADYISRDQPLTFSQQHMPIFRKRMVWEILHSHLL